A window of Nonomuraea angiospora genomic DNA:
CGGCCGTCGGGCAGCGCGACCGCGCCCAGGCCCGCCCGCTCGGCCTGCTCGGCCGCCTCGACGATCTCCGCCGCCCTGGCCGTCTCCTCCTCCGAGGGGCGGAACGCCCGCCTGATCACGGGGATCTGGCGGGGGTGGATCGCGGTCCTGCCGAACATGCCGAGACCGCGGCCCGCCAGGCAGGAGGCCAGCAGGCCGGCCTCGTCCTTGACGTTCGGGTAGACGGCCATGGGCACCGGCGGCAGGCCGGCCGCCGCCGCGGCCAGCACCACCTGGAGCCGCAGGTGGTCCATGGCCCGCTCGTCGGTGATGGCCAGCTCGGCGGCCAGGTCCTGCTCGCCGAGCGCGACGCCGGCGACCTTCGGGTGCGCCGCGATCTCGCGGGCCGCGACGATCCCGGCCGCCGACTCCAGCAGCGCGTACGCCGGAGCGCCGGTGACCGCGTCGAGCACGGCCACGGACTCGACCTTGGGCAGCCGCACGGCGTCGGCGAGCTCCCCGACGGCCTCGAGGTCGGCCGGCCCGCGCGCGGTGGCCAGGTCGTTGACCCGCACGTGGACCCGCGCCTGCCCCTCGGCGCCTCGGCGGGCGCGCAGGTAGGCGACGGCGTTGGCGCGGGCCTCGTCCTTGCGGGCGGGCACGACCGCGTCCTCGAGGTCGATGATGACGACGTCCGCGCCGGAGGCCACGGCCTTGTCGAAGCGCTCGGGCCGGTCGCCGGGCACGTACAGCCAGGTGACGTTCACGCGATCACGCCCTGTTCGCGCAGGGCGGCGATCGCCTCGCCGGTGTAGTCGAGCTCCGCGAGCACCTCGTCGGTGTCGCGCCCGAGCCGCCGTCCCGGCCAGCGGACCTCGCCGGGCGTGTCCGACAGGCGGAACAGGACGTTCTGCAGGGTGACCGAGCCGAGCTCCTCGTCCGGCCTCTCCACGAACGTCTCCAGCGCCGCGTACTGCGGGTCCTCGGCGATGTCGGAGACGTCGTAGATGGGCGCGATCGCGGCCTGCGCCTCCTCGAAGCGGGCGATGACCTCGTCGGCGTCCCGCTCGGCGATCCACGACGCGACGGCCTCGTCCAGCTCGTCCACGTGCTGGACGCGCCCGGCGCCGCTGGCGAACCACGGCTGCTCCACCAGGTCGGGCCGCCCCACCAGGGTGACCACCCGCTCGGCGACGGGCTGGGCGCTGGTGGAGATGGCCAGCCACCGCCCGTCCCGGGTCCGGTACGTGTTGCGCGGCGCGTTGCTGCTGGAGCGGTTGCCGGTGCGGCGCGGCACGACGCCCAGCGCCTTGTACGCGGTCATCTGCGGCCCGAGGATGCCCAGGATCGGCTCGATGATCGCCAGGTCGATGACCTGCCCCCGCCCGCTCTGCTCCCGGGCGCGCAGGGCCACCATGATCGCGTACGACATGGCCAGGCCCGCGATGCCGTCGGCGAGGGCCAGCGGCGGCAGCGTGGGCGGCCCGTCGGGCTGCCCGGTCATGGCCGCGAACCCGCTCATCGCCTCGGCCAGCGTCCCGAACCCCGGCTGCTTGGCCATCGGCCCGAACTGCCCGAACCCGGTCATCCGCGCCACGATCAGCCGCGGGTTGAGCTCGAGCAGGTCTTCCGGGGCGAGGTTCCAGCGTTCGAGGGTGCCGGGGCGGAAGTTCTCGATCAGCACGTCGGACCGCTCGGCCAGGCGGCGCAGGATCGCCTGGCCGTCGGGGTGCGACAGGTCCACGGCCGCGGCGCGCTTGTTGCGCGCGAGCGTCTTCCACCACAGCCCCACGCCGTCCACGGACGCGCCGTGCCCGCGCGAGGGGTCGCCGCGCCGGGGGTGCTCGATCTTGATCACGTCGGCGCCGAAGTCGCCCAGCATCATCGCGGCGGAGGGACCGGCGAACAGGGTCGCCGCGTCGATGACCCGCAGGTCGGCGAGGCTCGTCATAGGTATGTAACTTATAAGAAATATGTCATAGGTCAACCAGACGGGACACTCTTGGACATGTCGCCTACTGAGCCGCGGCCGCCGATGAGCAAGGCCGAGTACGTCTACAGCGTGCTGCTCGACGAGATCCGCACCGCCCGGATCCCGGGCGGCACGGCGCTGCGGGCCGGGGAGGTGGCCCGCCGGCTGGGCGTGTCGGTCACCCCCGTGCGCGAGGCGCTGCGCAGGCTGGAGACGGACCGGCTGATCAGCTACGAGGCGCATCACGGCGCGACCGTCGTGGACCTGGGCGACGAGGCCCTGGCCGAGTACTACGGCCTGCGCGCGGTGGTCGAGGGCCTGGGCGCGCGCCTGGCTGCGGACCGGATCACCCCGGAGGAGCTGGCCGGGCTGCGCGAGCTGCACGCGTCGATGGCCGAGGACGCCGCGCACGGCAGGCACGACCGGCTCGGGGAGCAGAGCAGGCGGTTCCACCTGCGCATCGTGGACATCGGCGGCCCGGCCTTCCTGGGCGCGCACGCCAGGTCCGTGCGCAACAGCTTCCCGGTGCCCGCCGAGGCGTCGCTGTGGCTGGACGAGGCCCAGGTCAAGGCCCAGCTCGAAGCGCACGAGAGCATCCTGGCCGCGCTGGCGGCCGGCGACGCCGAGGCCGCCGAACGCGTCATGATCGACCACGTGCGCCGGGCCGGGGATTACCGGCAACAGCACTGACCGAAGACGTACGTCACGTCCGCCGATGACAAAAATCAGCGTTCGGCCCTGCTCTATTGCAACTCGATTACAGCTGTTGCACGATGGCCACTCAGGTGGTCTGGCACCCGAGGGGGCAGGGACTGTGGCGGACGCGTGGACACTGCATCCCGACTACCGGACCCCTCCGGTCCCCGCGGCCGCAGGCGTCGTCCCGGGCCCCTGGCGGCACCCCGACGGCGGCCAGATCATGAACGGCACCTACGAGCGGCCCCTCCCCGACCGGCAGGTGGAGGTCGTCACCATCTGGTACGGCTACGCGCTCAGCCACTGGAGCGGGCCGCGCATGCCGCGCTTCAGCAGCCCGCTGGTCTCGGCCTGGAACCCGGTGCTGGCCCAGGGGCTGGCCGTCGACCCGGGCTCCCCGTCGCCGTACCACGACGAGCTGTGGTGCGACCGGTGGATCGCCGACGCCCTGCTGTACGGGCGCAAGCCGTACGGCGCGTTCACGCTGCCCGCGGCCGAGGCGCTGCGCTGGTTCGCCAAGAGCGGCGGCACCGGCCTGGTCTACCACGCGGAGCCGGCGGGCGGGCTGATCAGGGTCGTGGCGGGCACGGCCGAGCGCTACGCGCAGCTGTTCGACCTCGACGCGCTGATCGCCGACTACCGCGGCGCGCTGCCGCCCGAGCTGGCCGAGCCGGAGGTGGCGGCGCTGGAGGCGCACGGCGGCCACTCCCCCGCGCTGCGCTACATCCTCAGCGAGAACGGCGAGGCCCGCTTCGCCCAGGCGCCGCTGTCGGTCCGCGGCCTCACCCTCGGATACCCTCCACGGGAGACGGCCGCCCGCATCGCCGCCGCGGCCCTCTCGTGACCGCACCCGCCACCGGAGCCGGAGCCACGCCGTGACCGCCAGACCCATGCCGGGCGTCAAAGGTGTCCTGTTCGACCTGGACGGCACCCTGCTCGACCACCGCAGCGCCGCCGACGCCGCGATCACGGCCTGGATGACCGCGCGCTTCCCCGGCCACCCGCGCCTGGAGGAGGTGGCCGCGCTCTGGGCGGTCCTGGAGGGGCGCTACCTGGCGATGTGGCACGCGGGCGAGTGCACCCATCAGGAGCAGCGGCACCACCGCCTGACCTCGCTCTGCCGGGAGCTGGCCGTGCCGGTGCCCGGCGACCTCGACTCGGCCTACGCCGACTTCGGCGAGCGCTACCGGCAGGGCTGGAGCGCCTACCCGGACACGGCGGGGGCGGTGGCGGAGCTGGGCGGGTTCGCGCTCGGGGTGCTGACGAACGGGGCGCAGCCGATGCAGGAGGCGAAGGTCCGCGCGATCGGGCTGGCCGACCTGGTCGGGCCGGTGCTGACGGGCGAGGTGCTGGGCGGCCACTTCAAGCCGTCACCCGCCTCCTACACCGGCGCTGCCGCGGCGCTGGGGCTGGCGCCGGAGCAGGTGCTGCTGGTGGGCGACGACGTCGACAAGGACGTGACGGGGCCGGCGGCGACCGGGATGCGCTCGGTCTGGCTCGACCGGCTCGGGGTCGAGCCGCCACCCGCCGGCTTCCCGCGCATCACCTCACTGACCGAGCTCCCGCGGCTGCTCCGCTAGCGGCGTCACCGCGACTGCTTCGCCGGCGGAGTCACCGCGGCTGCGTCACCGGCTGCGTCACCGGCTGCGTCACCGGCTGCGTCACCGGGGCGCCAGCTCGGCCAGCACCGAGCCGTCCAGGTCGAAGCCGGCCACGTGCGCCAGGTAGGACCCCTGTGCCAGCGGGTCGCCGAGGTAGACGCCGCCCGCCCGGCGCACCAGCAACGCCCCCGCGGCCACGTCCCAGGGGTGGGCGCGGGTGCCGTAGGCGGCGTCCGACCAGCCGGCGGCGACGTGCGCGAGCTTGAGCGCGGCGCTGCCCGGCTTGCGCACGGCCGAGAAGGACTCCAGGAACCGGCCGTAGCGGCGCAGCGCCTCCTCGCCGTCCGCCTCCAGGTCCGCGGGCGTCGG
This region includes:
- a CDS encoding CaiB/BaiF CoA transferase family protein, giving the protein MTSLADLRVIDAATLFAGPSAAMMLGDFGADVIKIEHPRRGDPSRGHGASVDGVGLWWKTLARNKRAAAVDLSHPDGQAILRRLAERSDVLIENFRPGTLERWNLAPEDLLELNPRLIVARMTGFGQFGPMAKQPGFGTLAEAMSGFAAMTGQPDGPPTLPPLALADGIAGLAMSYAIMVALRAREQSGRGQVIDLAIIEPILGILGPQMTAYKALGVVPRRTGNRSSSNAPRNTYRTRDGRWLAISTSAQPVAERVVTLVGRPDLVEQPWFASGAGRVQHVDELDEAVASWIAERDADEVIARFEEAQAAIAPIYDVSDIAEDPQYAALETFVERPDEELGSVTLQNVLFRLSDTPGEVRWPGRRLGRDTDEVLAELDYTGEAIAALREQGVIA
- a CDS encoding HAD family hydrolase, whose product is MTARPMPGVKGVLFDLDGTLLDHRSAADAAITAWMTARFPGHPRLEEVAALWAVLEGRYLAMWHAGECTHQEQRHHRLTSLCRELAVPVPGDLDSAYADFGERYRQGWSAYPDTAGAVAELGGFALGVLTNGAQPMQEAKVRAIGLADLVGPVLTGEVLGGHFKPSPASYTGAAAALGLAPEQVLLVGDDVDKDVTGPAATGMRSVWLDRLGVEPPPAGFPRITSLTELPRLLR
- a CDS encoding GntR family transcriptional regulator, whose amino-acid sequence is MSPTEPRPPMSKAEYVYSVLLDEIRTARIPGGTALRAGEVARRLGVSVTPVREALRRLETDRLISYEAHHGATVVDLGDEALAEYYGLRAVVEGLGARLAADRITPEELAGLRELHASMAEDAAHGRHDRLGEQSRRFHLRIVDIGGPAFLGAHARSVRNSFPVPAEASLWLDEAQVKAQLEAHESILAALAAGDAEAAERVMIDHVRRAGDYRQQH
- a CDS encoding HpcH/HpaI aldolase/citrate lyase family protein; its protein translation is MNVTWLYVPGDRPERFDKAVASGADVVIIDLEDAVVPARKDEARANAVAYLRARRGAEGQARVHVRVNDLATARGPADLEAVGELADAVRLPKVESVAVLDAVTGAPAYALLESAAGIVAAREIAAHPKVAGVALGEQDLAAELAITDERAMDHLRLQVVLAAAAAGLPPVPMAVYPNVKDEAGLLASCLAGRGLGMFGRTAIHPRQIPVIRRAFRPSEEETARAAEIVEAAEQAERAGLGAVALPDGRFVDAPIVARARRTVALARRLAEPEG